The genomic stretch GGAACATTAATATTAAACTTACACCCATTGTGAAGTTCTGTATCAAAAGTAAGTTTTCCTTTAATTGCATGAATACGGTTTTCCGCATTTTGTAAACCATTTTTTGAAATTTCTTCGTCAAAGCCTTTCCCATTATCTGTATATTGAATGAATAACTCTTTGTTCTTTTTTTCAACGGAAACCATTACCAATGCGGCATTGCTGTGTTTTTTTGTATTGGTTAATAGTTCTTGCAAAACTCTATAAATTGTTATTTTTATATGAGAAGAAATTCCTTTCCAAATATCAATATCATACTTTTTTAATATTACATTTACTTCTTCAGATTGATAACTTCTGAACAAATTACTCAATTCTTCAGGGAAATTTTTGCCTGTTTCCACACTGCTATTTTGCTTTGAAATATCTCTTGCATTGTTATAAATAATGTCTAATTTATCTAAAACATTATCTTTATCTGGATCTGAAGTTTCCAATCTTGACATCAAATTATGAATATCATTGGCGAGTTCGTCGTGTACTTTTGTAGCAATTCGGACTTCGGTAGCTTGTGCCGTTTTTATTTTTTCAACTTTGTGACGACGTTTTATTTTTTGGTAGATGAAGAAAGTAACGACTAATAAAATTAGTAGTATGAGTAGTAAAATTAAATTTTGGTTGCGAGCCTGAGCTGCATTTTTATCAGAAATAATTTTAGCTTTATCAGAAGCTATTCTTTTCTTTTCAGAGGTATCTAAATCAAATCGTTCATTCGCATATAAATAACTCAAATTTTCTTTGTTTACTTCTATCTGCTTTCTGATTTTTACATAATTAGTGAAATCTCCATCTTCATGTTTTATATGAATTTTCACTTCTAATGCTTCAAAAACAGATGTTGGGTTTCCTGTCTTTTTTGCATTTTTTAAAGCTTCAATAGCATATTTCAATGATTTACTTTCGTTAATTTCACTATAAAGTTGAGCCAACTTGAGTTGTACAGAAAATAATGCAGATGTTTTTTTTATCGAAAAAAAATAAGAAAGTGCATTTTGCAACAATGAATCCGATTTTTTATTAAAACCATTTTTAAGAAATAGTGTGTGGGCTAAATTAGCGTTGACACGTTTAGTTTCTAGCGTATCATTTTTTTCATCAACTAATAGCTCTTCATAAATAATAATAGCCTTATCATATTGCTCTAACTCTTTAAAAATGTTTGCTTTCGTATTCTTAAATTTTCTGATATTGAGTATTCCAATCTTGCTTCTAGATGCTGAATCTTTTGCCATTGCCAATGCTTGATTTAAACGCTGTTCAGCAATTTTTAATCTTCCTGTTTCTTTAGAAGCAACAGCTAATGCATAATAAAGTCCACTCAAAGACTTCAAATTATTAGTAGATTCTAAATATTGTAATCCGTCTAAAGCTGACAATTGACTAGCACCTAAATTCCCTATCTTTTTTTGAAGATTAGCTATATTCAATAAAAGCTTTCCTGCATTTATGGTATCATTAATTTCTAAATATAATTTTTTTGATGTCGAGTATTTCTCAAAAGCTTCCTCATATTCTTCGTTATTGTAGAGAATGGTTCCCTGAATTTGTTTTGCAGAAGCCATCCAAAGTGTATCATTCCTCATTTCTGACATATCATACCATTTTTGAAGATACTTAGCTGTAAAATCTTTATTCCCTACTTTTTTATAGTTTTGATATTGCATAAAATATCCATATTGTACATAAGAAGAGTCTTTCAATCGAACTGCTATTTCCAGTGCTTTACCTTGACATACTATTGCGCTGTCATAGACACCTCTATTTCTTAGATCAGCTATCTTATTTTTCAAATTAGTAATTTCTGGATTCCTTATTTCCTTATGTTTTACAACAGATTCACAAGCACTTAGTACTAATAAAAGTATCGTAAACAAAAAGAAGGATGTCACTGGTAGTAGTTTCATCCTCCTAAAATAGTAAAAATATGATTATAATTAAAGATTAATCTCCAGTAGGTAGTACTACATCAGGCACAACTTCTCCATCATCGCCTTCAGTTGCTAGCTGTTCAAATTGTATTTCTTCTTCTGCTATTGAGTTCGGTGTACAAGAAAATATTGCCCCATTGAGGAAAACCGTAAGTATTATTAAGATAAATTTTTTCATTTTGTTTAGAATTTAAAATTGGACATAGGTGTTGCTGTCCGAGAAATACTCAGGTGTTTATTGCAGCAACACAGTGAAATAGAAAAGGCGCCGTTTTCTAGTGTTTTCAGGAAGTGTGAGATAATTGCAGGTAGTTTGACTACTTCCAAAAAAGCCATCCTATTGCTTCTTATCTCAAGAATCAACCAAGTTTAAATGCAGAGATCAAATTGATTTAAGCCTCAGTTATGAAATGTTTCTGAAGCAAATTAAGGGAAGAATCACGGGAATGAACGGAAAGTTTAAGGAAGGATTTAGGAAAGTTATTTCCATAAAATTTCCCTGTTTTTATATAAAATTCTATTGGTGTTTTGGCAATGAGAAGAGAAACCTAAAACTATAAGTAATGCATAAAGATTTAGTATTAAATGCTTTTAAAAAAGCGAGAAGAGAAGTAAAAGAAGCAACTGGAGTCAACATGTCTGTCACTGGGCTTTCGAAACAAATTTCAGATTATATGATGGAAGAATGCCGTTTTCAGTATCATGAAAAAAGCTTACGAAATAAATACAATATTGCAGTTAAAGATGAACTGATAGAACTCAAAAGTTCGGTAGCAAACTGCCTTTGTTGTTATCTTGGCTATGAGAATTATGCCGAATTCATTCTCAAAAACAATCGTCAAGAAGCTGATATAAAAACCGTTGAAAAAGTGTTTGTTACAGATAAAATAAAGGAAGATTTTAGAGTTAAGAAAGAACCATCAATGGGAGAAAAATTAAAGATTATCATCAACAAAAATAAAGTTACGCTGATTTTTTTACTCGTTATTTTTATTGATGTTTTTCAGATTGTAAATGATTAATAACCAACACCGAACGGTTTGGAATTATAACTATTATGTAGAAGTTATATTGAGTGTAGAAAAGTATGGAAGTGAAGAATTAGAGTTCTTCACCAATTTTCCTTGCATACAAAAGTGATAGAAATATTAAAGAAAATTACGCCGAATATGGCTTGGGAATATAGTTGTGATTCAAATTAAAGCAAAAAAAAAACCTCCCAAAATTGAGAGGCTTTATTTTTATGAATTTTTCAAATTGACAATTTCTTGAGCTGTCAAATGTCGCCAATTACTTCGCGGTAAATCTTTCTTCGTCAATCCCGCAAAAACTACACGATCTAAACGAGCAACAGTATACGATAAATACTCAAAGATTGCTTTTACCAAACCATTACTTCCTGAACTCAATTTAATGCCTACTTCACGTTTTGTAGCTCCTTGAATCCAAGAAATCTCATCTACTTTATGTACTTCTCCTCGGATGTTGACACCATCTTTTATTTTGTTGAAGTCAGTCTGAGTCAAGTTTTTATCCAATTCTACATGATAGATTTTTCGAACTCTCTCATGCGGATCTGTTAATCTTCTTGCCAATTCTCCATCATTGGTAAACAATAACAATCCTGTAGTTTGTCGCTCCAATCGTCCAACAGGAACAATTCTCGATTTTGTAGCCATTGCCACTAAATCCATCACCGTTTTACGATCTTTTTCGTCTTTTGTAGTTACCAAAAACCCTTTTGGCTTATTCAATAAAATATATTCTATTTTTTCAGGTGAAATAACTCTTCCATCAAATCGAACTTCATCGTTCAACAATACCTTGTAGCCCATTTCTGTGACCACTTTACCGTTTACAGTAACACTTCCAATGGAAATATGCATATCTGCTTCACGTCGTGAACAAATTCCCGAATTTGCAATATATTTATTCAAGCGAATCTCATTCGGATTGCTTGGAGATTTAGGTTTTGTCGCTGCTCTCTTTCTGTAAATTGGCTTTTTCCCGTCAAAAGGTTTCTTTCCTTCAACAGCTTCTCTTTCTTCGGAAGATTTATTCTTATCGTTAGATTTTTTTCCTTGAAAAGTTTTCTTCCCATCTGTAGCTTTTTTTGGATCAAAAGATTTCTTTCCATCAAAAGATTTCTTCTTATCAAAAGGCTTTTTTCCTCCAGTATTCTTCCCGCTCGGTTTGACTCTACTTTTACCTTGTCGCTCTCTTGCCATTTTAAATTATGCTATAAAATTTTTGCAAAGATACTTTTTAATTTATGATAAACGAATCTAGAATGAATTATTCGTTTTTATGTTATAAAATTAGTTAGTTCGTTCAAAATAAAACACATACAATCTTTGAACTCATATTAAATTTGTGTTTTTATAGAATATCTAAAAATACCAAGTTGAAGTAGAAAAGGTACAAGATCACGCTATTCAGCGAGATTAGTTCAACTTACAATTTGCGGTGCGTCTTTCTGACTTCTCAAAATTGAGTTTCACTAACCTATTCTCTAATCTTAATAGTGCTTTGGCGTTCTCTATTCACGGTTAACTGTGTCACATCTGGACGCGAATAATGTCCGACAGCGTCAAAATTTTGGCGTTCTTCCAACACACGATTAAAATCTAACGTTGCAATTATCAAGCCTTCTTTATGTAAAACTGGTGCTACTAACCATTCGCCATCTGGACTCGCAATACACGATCCGCCATTTGCCATTTCGTCTGGAATAGTATTTAAAATTTCTTCCAAATGTGGAATAGTGTCTGGAATGTCTTTTTTGTGCATCAAACTAGAAACTGAAATCACATACGAACGTGATTCGCGCGCAATAAATCGGGTAATGTCTTTGGTATTTACTTCGCTTCCAGGCCAAACTGCAATGTGTAAATTTTCGCCCATTCCATACAAAGCGGCTCTTGGTAACGGCATCCAATTTTCCCAACAATTCAATCCGCCAAGGGTAAAATCTTTCAATGAATGCACACGTAAACCATTTCCGTCGCCACTTGCCCACGTTAAGCGTTCTTCATATGTTGGCATCAGTTTTCTGTGCATCGATTCAATGCTTCCTTCTTGATTTATATACGCCAACGAGCAATAAATACTGTGTCCGCCTCTATCTGCTGCGCGTTCCATCAATCCTAAATAAATAGCAATAGAATGTTGTTTTGCTAAGTTACAAATTTCATCTAAATCGCCTTTTTCAACTTGAACTGAATTTTTGACATAATGTGCATGAATTTCTTTTTGTGTGGTAGAATTAAATTCAGCACCATTTGTATGAGAAACCCAAAAAGGATATCCTGGTAATAACGCTTCTCCAAAAACAATGAGTTCACAATTTTCTTGACTTGCGTCGAGAATTTGCTTTTTTATTTTTTCTAATGTTTTCGATTTATCTAACCAAACAGGAGCAATTTGCGCCAACGCGACTTTTAATTCATTTGAAGATGACATACCTTTAGATTTGTTACAAATTACCAATTTTCAAGAAGAAAAACGCACTTCAAATTCGCTTTAACAATTTTGAATCATTCTCAAGATTTTATCACAAAACATTCGTAATTTTATCCAGAATCACATCTATATTTAACAGAGGAATACTGAAAACACCTGCAACAATGATGAATTTTAAAATGTTGTGTAATAAAAGGTATTGTGATTTTGATGACGCTCTGTAAAGAACTATTATTGAATATATTAACAGCAAAATACTTCCATAAAAGTAAAAACGCATATAGCCTGTATCGTATTGAGAAATTAGAAAAATCGTGACCAAAATTGCAATTGTAGTAAACGAAGTAATGAATCCTTTGGACACTTTTTCGCCGTAAATGATTGGAATTGTTTTGTAATCTTGTGCTAAATCGCCTTTGATGTTTTCTAAATCTTTGATGAATTCACGAATTAGAATTAATAGAAATAGAAAAGCCGCGTGTACAAAAATGACGCTGCTTAAATTTCTGTAATAAATAAAAACCGCAAAGAAAGGTGTAATTGCCAACATGGCTGAAGTAAGATTTCCTAAAAGCGGAATCTTTTTCATTTTGTGGGAATAAAACCAAATCCCGAAAATGTATGCCGAAAAGAATACAATTGCATTAATTGATACAAAACTGGCAATGGCTACCGAAATAAAATTCAAGGTGAAATACGCTGCAATTTTTGTGCGTTGACTTACCAAACGATCCAACATCGATTTCCTAGGTCTGTTGATTAAATCTTTTTCGGCATCGTAAAAATTATTGATAATATATCCTGCGGCAATCGCAACTGCGGAAGCTAAAATTAAAGCTAATAAATTTCTGTCAAGGACAATCTGTGTAAAGCCTATTTTTGGTGCTAAAATATACCTAGCTGCCAAATATTGTGCTATTACGATGATGAGAATATTATAACCTCTTACAACGGAAAACAAGCTGAAGAGTTTGTAGTAAAAAAGCTTGCGTTTTCTAGATAACATTGGTAGCTAAACTTTAGAAGTTATAGACTACTTCCAGTTTGTAATCTTTTAATGTTTCTTTTGTTTTTTGAATATTTTGTGTGAATCCTAAAATGTATCCGCCACCGCCAGAACCACAAAGTTTTAAGTAGTAATCGTTGGTGTCAATTCCTTGTTTCCAAAGTGAATGAAATTGTTGTGGAATCATTGGTTTAAAGTTGTTGAAAACTACTTTTGATAATGATTTTAAGTTTCCAAATAACGATTTTATATCGCCTTTTAAGAAATCTTCCACACACGAATCTGTATGTTTTATGAATTGATCTTTTAGCATTTTACGGAAACCTTCTTGCTTCATGCTTTCCATGAAAATGTTTACCATTGGCGCAGTTTCGCCTGTAATTCCACTATCTAATAAAAATACAGCTCCAGTTCCTGCTTCGTTTTGCGAAGGAATTCCTGTTGGCTCAATGTTGTCTTTGGAATTGATTAAGATTGGTAAACTTAAGTAACTATTTAGTGGATCTAATCCAGAACTTTTTCCGTGGAAAAACGATTCCATTTCACCAAAAATCACTTTGAGTTTTAGTAACTTTTCTCGCGTTAAGTTTTCTAAAACCGTGATTTTATCATGTGCATATTTATCATAAAAAGAAGCCACTAACGCGCCAGAACTTCCGACTCCATATCCTTGCGGAATTGAAGAATCAAAGTACATTCCTTTTTCTAAATTACTTTTTAGCACTTCAATGTCAAACGTAACAAGTTCGGCATCTAACGCTTCTAAATGGTTTGCAAACTTTTGTAAACTTTCGTTGGATTTTTTTGCTTCCGCAGAAAGATTTTCGTCAATTTTTAATGCGCCTTTATAGAAATTATAAGGAATTGATAATCCTTTTGAATCTTTGATGATTCCGTATTCTCCAAAGAGTAAAATTTTAGAATAGAAAAGAGGTCCTTTCATTTATTATTAGTATTTGACTTGATTTGAGGCTTTTAATAGATGTAAAATTAAGCTTTTTTCGCTCCAAAACCTATTCTGTCGCAAATGTGGTGTCCATTTTGGCAAAATTTCACCAATTCTTGTTGAATGAATGGATATACTTTATCTTTTTCATTTTCAGGATATAACACATGAACATTCGCACCAGCATCTAAAGTAAAGCAAATATGCGTTCCAGATTCTTGTCTAAATTTCCAAATACGATTGATGATTTCCAACGTATTTGGCTTCATCAAAATGAAATATGGCATCGACGTCATCATCATTGCATGAAGCGTTAATGCTTCGCTTTCTACGATTGCGATAAATTGATCCAAATCTCCATCAGCTAAAACCGATTGCATTTTTGTCAAATTTTCATGCGCTTGCGCGAAACGTTGTTGTGAAAACGGATGATTGTGCATTAAATTGTGTCCAACTGTACTGCTGACTTGCTTTTCGCCTTTATCAACCAATAAAATTGTATCGTGAAAGTTCTTGAAAATTTCGTGTACTTTATATGGATATTTGATTGCGAATAAGTCGTTACTTCCAATTGTATCTTCATGTTTTCCCCAAACGATTAAATCGCCTTCTATGCTTCTACTTGCGCTTCCTGAACCTAAACGTGCTAAAAATGATGTTTTTTTGTTAAAATCTTCTTCTGTCATTGTTGGATTCAACTCTTTTTCCAAACTCATAAAACACAACGCCAACGCGCTCATTCCAGATGCTGAAGAGGCAATTCCGCTACTGTGTGGAAACGAATTTGAAGTTTCAATCGTAAAATGATAGTTTTTTAAAAATGGTAGATATTTTAAAATTCGTTCTAAAAAGGTATTGATTTTTGGTTTGAAATCGTCCTTTTGTTTTCCTTCAAAAAATAACTCAAAAGAAAAATCATCTTGGTTTCCTTCACGTTTTTTATAGGTTAACGTTGTGACTGTTGCACACGCATCAAGTGTAAAACTGATCGAAGGATTTTGCGGAATTTGATCTTCTTTTTTTCCCCAATATTTAATGAGTGCAATATTACTTGGCGATTTCCAAGTGACGCTTCCATTGTCAATACTTTCGGTATATTTTTTTGGTAGAAATGTTGCTATTTCCATGTACGATTTTAAAATTTAGGCAAAGATACGATTTTTGAAAATTGAAGGATTCAAGGATTGGAAAGATTAAAAAATTATGGCTTTTAGCTTCTTGCCTTTAGCTCTTAGCATCAAACAATACGCTACGTCACTTCGAGTAATTTTCATAGTGAAACGAAGAAAATT from Kordia antarctica encodes the following:
- a CDS encoding carbon-nitrogen hydrolase family protein produces the protein MSSSNELKVALAQIAPVWLDKSKTLEKIKKQILDASQENCELIVFGEALLPGYPFWVSHTNGAEFNSTTQKEIHAHYVKNSVQVEKGDLDEICNLAKQHSIAIYLGLMERAADRGGHSIYCSLAYINQEGSIESMHRKLMPTYEERLTWASGDGNGLRVHSLKDFTLGGLNCWENWMPLPRAALYGMGENLHIAVWPGSEVNTKDITRFIARESRSYVISVSSLMHKKDIPDTIPHLEEILNTIPDEMANGGSCIASPDGEWLVAPVLHKEGLIIATLDFNRVLEERQNFDAVGHYSRPDVTQLTVNRERQSTIKIRE
- a CDS encoding diphosphomevalonate/mevalonate 3,5-bisphosphate decarboxylase family protein — protein: MEIATFLPKKYTESIDNGSVTWKSPSNIALIKYWGKKEDQIPQNPSISFTLDACATVTTLTYKKREGNQDDFSFELFFEGKQKDDFKPKINTFLERILKYLPFLKNYHFTIETSNSFPHSSGIASSASGMSALALCFMSLEKELNPTMTEEDFNKKTSFLARLGSGSASRSIEGDLIVWGKHEDTIGSNDLFAIKYPYKVHEIFKNFHDTILLVDKGEKQVSSTVGHNLMHNHPFSQQRFAQAHENLTKMQSVLADGDLDQFIAIVESEALTLHAMMMTSMPYFILMKPNTLEIINRIWKFRQESGTHICFTLDAGANVHVLYPENEKDKVYPFIQQELVKFCQNGHHICDRIGFGAKKA
- a CDS encoding geranylgeranylglycerol-phosphate geranylgeranyltransferase encodes the protein MLSRKRKLFYYKLFSLFSVVRGYNILIIVIAQYLAARYILAPKIGFTQIVLDRNLLALILASAVAIAAGYIINNFYDAEKDLINRPRKSMLDRLVSQRTKIAAYFTLNFISVAIASFVSINAIVFFSAYIFGIWFYSHKMKKIPLLGNLTSAMLAITPFFAVFIYYRNLSSVIFVHAAFLFLLILIREFIKDLENIKGDLAQDYKTIPIIYGEKVSKGFITSFTTIAILVTIFLISQYDTGYMRFYFYGSILLLIYSIIVLYRASSKSQYLLLHNILKFIIVAGVFSIPLLNIDVILDKITNVL
- a CDS encoding ATP-binding protein; its protein translation is MKNKIADLRNRGVYDSAIVCQGKALEIAVRLKDSSYVQYGYFMQYQNYKKVGNKDFTAKYLQKWYDMSEMRNDTLWMASAKQIQGTILYNNEEYEEAFEKYSTSKKLYLEINDTINAGKLLLNIANLQKKIGNLGASQLSALDGLQYLESTNNLKSLSGLYYALAVASKETGRLKIAEQRLNQALAMAKDSASRSKIGILNIRKFKNTKANIFKELEQYDKAIIIYEELLVDEKNDTLETKRVNANLAHTLFLKNGFNKKSDSLLQNALSYFFSIKKTSALFSVQLKLAQLYSEINESKSLKYAIEALKNAKKTGNPTSVFEALEVKIHIKHEDGDFTNYVKIRKQIEVNKENLSYLYANERFDLDTSEKKRIASDKAKIISDKNAAQARNQNLILLLILLILLVVTFFIYQKIKRRHKVEKIKTAQATEVRIATKVHDELANDIHNLMSRLETSDPDKDNVLDKLDIIYNNARDISKQNSSVETGKNFPEELSNLFRSYQSEEVNVILKKYDIDIWKGISSHIKITIYRVLQELLTNTKKHSNAALVMVSVEKKNKELFIQYTDNGKGFDEEISKNGLQNAENRIHAIKGKLTFDTELHNGCKFNINVPV
- a CDS encoding pseudouridine synthase; amino-acid sequence: MARERQGKSRVKPSGKNTGGKKPFDKKKSFDGKKSFDPKKATDGKKTFQGKKSNDKNKSSEEREAVEGKKPFDGKKPIYRKRAATKPKSPSNPNEIRLNKYIANSGICSRREADMHISIGSVTVNGKVVTEMGYKVLLNDEVRFDGRVISPEKIEYILLNKPKGFLVTTKDEKDRKTVMDLVAMATKSRIVPVGRLERQTTGLLLFTNDGELARRLTDPHERVRKIYHVELDKNLTQTDFNKIKDGVNIRGEVHKVDEISWIQGATKREVGIKLSSGSNGLVKAIFEYLSYTVARLDRVVFAGLTKKDLPRSNWRHLTAQEIVNLKNS
- a CDS encoding mevalonate kinase family protein, yielding MKGPLFYSKILLFGEYGIIKDSKGLSIPYNFYKGALKIDENLSAEAKKSNESLQKFANHLEALDAELVTFDIEVLKSNLEKGMYFDSSIPQGYGVGSSGALVASFYDKYAHDKITVLENLTREKLLKLKVIFGEMESFFHGKSSGLDPLNSYLSLPILINSKDNIEPTGIPSQNEAGTGAVFLLDSGITGETAPMVNIFMESMKQEGFRKMLKDQFIKHTDSCVEDFLKGDIKSLFGNLKSLSKVVFNNFKPMIPQQFHSLWKQGIDTNDYYLKLCGSGGGGYILGFTQNIQKTKETLKDYKLEVVYNF